One Glycine max cultivar Williams 82 chromosome 8, Glycine_max_v4.0, whole genome shotgun sequence genomic window, gaagaaaattgagccaattataaaaaaagtaagtgGTGGGATACTTTTGAGGCTATTATTTTATGATACACCTGTttctaatttttcctttaatgtTGAGCTTCAGATTGCAAAATACCAGGCTCCAGGAAGGTATATTTTGAAACCAGGAGGGGATTTAGAAAGCTTAAATAAACCTCAGACTGAAAGTGGAAGgtaccttttatttttatatataactataCTATGGTATACCAGTACTGCAAGTGGTCACTTTTGTGGATCCCTTCATGCACTTAAGGTGTATTGTCTTTTTTGTACAGTTCTCCTGATGACAATCACAGCCAGATACCTGCTCGTGAAGAGTTTCATGATCAGACATCAGCTCCACAGGAAGGATCTGAAGAAAGAGTCCCAAATATTGATTTGGAGGAAATGGTTAAAGAAAATTCCAAAGtagaagaagaatcaaacactTTGGAAAAAGTTGATGCCCAACATACTTCACCTGATATCCTTGGTGACAAAAAAGGTTCTGATCATAGTGAAGGGCAAGCAGGAAGCTCCAGTGATAGTGGAAGTGACACTGACAGTGACAGTGACAGCAGCGATAGTGGAAGTGATAGTGGAAGCCACAGTAGGAGCAGAAGCAGAAGTCCTACTGGGACAGGGAGCGGGAGTAGTAGTGACAGTGAAAGTGATGCATCTTCTAGCAGCAAAGAGGGACAGGAGGGATCTGATGAGGAAATAGATATTATGACCAGTGATGATGAAAAAGagtcaaaacaaaaaacagaagTCTCTGACCAAAGGATGCCCTTACCCATTCCAGTAAAATCTCCTGACGGAAGGTCAATGCAGAATGTGGTTGATGAGAAGCAGGATGGCAATGAATCTGATGCAGTTGAAATTGAAAAGGACTTACCTGAGGAACAGGGGACTGAAATGGCTCTACCTCCGGCTACCATTTCTAATAGAGGTGGAAAATATGCAGAAGAGACAAGACCGTTTCCACTTGACTATCAACAGCTCCAGGAACGCCAAAATTATATAGGGAGTTTGTttgatgaaagagaaaatgaagttAAAGATAGCTCCAGGCATGAACAGAATGACAGCTCTAATAGGTTTTCCAAAGGTAAACATAAGAGGGGTTCTGATGTGAAGAAGAACATTGAGGAGAAATCAGAACGTGCAAAGAGGTTGAAAGCAGAAAACTTGACCCGTGAACCATTTTCTCCAGGTATAGATGTGCAGACACTGGACAATTCTCGGAACTTGTCTCCTTTCGAATTGACTGAAGACACTGGTAAGGGATCTAATGTACAAGTGTTGAACAGAGCAGAGAGACAGGGGAATTCAAGTGTTGGGTTACAGAAAGGATCCAATCGAGCATTTCCTGGAAAATCTAGTTCAGATTTTCCACAAATAGGTCAAAGGTCATCAGTTCAAACCCCTTCAGAAAACCCTCCCTACCCATTGGAAAAATCAGATAAGCAAGTTGAGAGTGTAAGGCATGGTAAAAAACACTCAGGAAAGGACTTTCATACACGTGAAGCCTCTTCTGTGCAGAAAGATAAATCTAGTAGAGATTCCTTGAATGAAGATATTCATGCCATTGAGAAAAAAGTCCCCAGGAATTCCAGGGATGGTAGTAATGGAAGTAAACAGTCACTATCCATGGATTCTTATTACCAAAAACAAGGTGAAATGGTTGGTAAATTAAAGGAAGGCCGACAAAGTACACAGTCACACTTGGGAACATCACCTAAGGACAACAATCGAATTGGTTTTGATGAATCCCCTGTAACTAATGGGCGAGGTATCTCCCTTCAAAGAGAGCTTTCGGACTTGGAGTTGGGTGAATTCCGTGAGTCCACTCCAGATGAAACTCATGTTGCAAAGCAATTTGAACAAAAAGGTTCATTTAAACTGTTGGAAAACAAAGCAAACACTTCTGAGGATAGGAATTCAGATATTACTAAAGTAAAGCCTTCATTGAAAGCAACTTCAGATTCAGGAAAGCCATCTTCAGCCTTTGTAAATTCTGGTTTTCCCAGTAATTTGGACAAC contains:
- the LOC102660010 gene encoding dentin sialophosphoprotein, which translates into the protein MYGGASSKLGRGAPNRRSFPPPPAPHRSSAPGGRLSLGSSARNAAKETAAPAVEETFSLISGSNPLAFSMIIRLAPDLVEEIRRVEAQGGTARVKFGPNPHNPTGNIIDVGGKEFRFTWSKDGDLCDIYEEHRSRDDGNGLLVESGCAWRKLNVQRVLDESTKNHVKRRSEEAERKMKSRKAIVLEPGNPSMKSQIKALAAVEATPWKNYNKKKEAALKKRKVETLQVGGPPKSSHRSGLTSTNTSNKGRHSSPLPSPPDHFAASSSPMGAVNMSKSFEDAVPAQMTGKQDTNAVSEKEIPTRTNNAMRNTPGGKGKNGSKPVDLQGMLISLLKDKPNGMTLKALEKAVGDPLPNSMKKIEPIIKKIAKYQAPGRYILKPGGDLESLNKPQTESGSSPDDNHSQIPAREEFHDQTSAPQEGSEERVPNIDLEEMVKENSKVEEESNTLEKVDAQHTSPDILGDKKGSDHSEGQAGSSSDSGSDTDSDSDSSDSGSDSGSHSRSRSRSPTGTGSGSSSDSESDASSSSKEGQEGSDEEIDIMTSDDEKESKQKTEVSDQRMPLPIPVKSPDGRSMQNVVDEKQDGNESDAVEIEKDLPEEQGTEMALPPATISNRGGKYAEETRPFPLDYQQLQERQNYIGSLFDERENEVKDSSRHEQNDSSNRFSKGKHKRGSDVKKNIEEKSERAKRLKAENLTREPFSPGIDVQTLDNSRNLSPFELTEDTGKGSNVQVLNRAERQGNSSVGLQKGSNRAFPGKSSSDFPQIGQRSSVQTPSENPPYPLEKSDKQVESVRHGKKHSGKDFHTREASSVQKDKSSRDSLNEDIHAIEKKVPRNSRDGSNGSKQSLSMDSYYQKQGEMVGKLKEGRQSTQSHLGTSPKDNNRIGFDESPVTNGRGISLQRELSDLELGEFRESTPDETHVAKQFEQKGSFKLLENKANTSEDRNSDITKVKPSLKATSDSGKPSSAFVNSGFPSNLDNTNKKNSDNHFEDSTKSRSRVMQAHLQHLRADHAEVGSQNKLAEMSSKYRNSESGVSQDFDLEGRSESNRRVPANASKPQDSKRGNVSYPVKEIKRQTPNSVEEMADGGKDSVADRNHSDQKKRESSSDENSCSYSKYEKDEPELKGPIRTFSQYKEYVQEFQDKYDSYCSLNKILEGYRDEFQKLGNDLEHAKGRDMDRYYDIVEQLKESYRRCGPRHKRLKKIFVVLHTELENLKGRIKDFSNSYNK